The following coding sequences are from one Syngnathus acus chromosome 12, fSynAcu1.2, whole genome shotgun sequence window:
- the LOC119131168 gene encoding cGMP-dependent protein kinase 1-like isoform X1 yields MAATKRGGGMLRDLQVALQRKIEELTERDALIEELESELDAKDLLIGHLRAELDRHRSLMPGTDDTAAAQTPDAAGGAPAMPAPSLDEPQRTKRQAISAEPSALDPARLTDVTLTSYCKSKESSELIQRALMDNDFMKHLEHGQILTILDCMRPTSLDKGCCVIQEGDDGSSVFVLEEGMVEVSKEGKKLCTIGPGKVFGELAILYNCTRTATVTALTDIKLWAIDRQGFQTIMMRTGLIKHSQYTDFLRSVPSFQALPEDILSKLADVLEETHYSNGDYIIRQGATGDTFFIISEGQVTVWQQSAPSGQQVPVKTLSKGDWFGEQALKGEDVRTASVTAEGAVTCLVVDRESFKQLIAGLEEVDRKQGDDEHVKAKCPAEDDFFSGVTLDDLAVVCTLGMGGFSRVELVQLKRDAGRSFALKVLKKRHILDTRQQEHILSERRIMMEVNSPFIIRLYRTFRDPKYLYMLLEVCLGGELWTLLRDRGSFDDGTTRFYTACVIEALAELHCKGIIYRDLKPENIILDHRGYAKLVDFGFAKKVGLGKKTWTFCGTPEYVAPEIILNKGHDSSADCWSLGILVFELLSGSPPFSGSDPMKTYNIILRGIDMVEFPKKITKSAANLIKRLCRDNPSERLGNQKNGVKDIQKHKWFEGFNWDGLRQGTLDCPFMPRVDGPLDNSNFDDFPLDTEGPPPDDESGWDLEF; encoded by the exons ATGGCGGCAACAAAGAGAGGCGGCGGCATGCTGCGTGACCTGCAGGTGGCGTTGCAGCGGAAGATTGAGGAGCTGACGGAGCGAGACGCGCTGATTGAGGAGCTGGAGTCAGAACTGGATGCCAAAGATCTCCTGATTGGACATTTGCGGGCCGAGCTGGACCGTCATCGTAGTTTGATGCCGGGCACCGACGATACTGCCGCTGCACAGACACCCGACGCAG CAGGTGGCGCTCCAGCAATGCCAGCACCGTCACTCGATGAGCCTCAGCGCACCAAGAGACAGGCCATATCGGCAGAACCCAGCGCTCTGGATCCTGCCCGACTCACCGACGTCACGCTCACCAGCTACTGCAAGAGCAAAGA GTCCAGCGAGCTGATCCAGAGAGCGCTGATGGACAATGACTTCATGAAGCATCTGGAACATGGACAG ATCCTCACCATCTTGGACTGCATGCGGCCCACCAGCCTGGACAAAGGCTGCTGCGTCATCCAGGAGGGCGACGACGGATCTAGCGTCTTTGTTCTGGAGG AGGGCATGGTGGAGGTGAGCAAAGAAGGCAAAAAGCTGTGCACCATCGGCCCCGGCAAAGTCTTTGGCGAGCTCGCCATCTTGTACAACTGCACGCGCACGGCTACAGTGACGG ctCTGACCGACATCAAGTTGTGGGCCATTGATCGGCAGGGCTTTCAGACCATCATGATGAGGACCGGCCTCATCAAGCATTCCCAGTACACGGACTTCCTGCGCAG CGTTCCGTCCTTCCAGGCCCTTCCAGAGGACATTCTCAGCAAGCTGGCTGATGTTCTGGAGGAG ACTCACTATAGCAATGGCGACTACATCATCCGGCAGGGCGCCACGGGAGACACCTTCTTCATTATCAGTGAAGGGCAG GTGACGGTGTGGCAGCAGAGCGCCCCCAGTGGTCAGCAGGTGCCGGTGAAGACGCTGTCCAAAGGCGACTGGTTTGGCGAGCAAGCGCTGAAAGG GGAAGATGTGCGTACGGCCAGCgtgacagcagagggcgccgTCACCTGTCTGGTGGTAGACAGAGA gtccttcaaGCAGCTGATCGCCGGCTTAGAGGAAGTGGACCGCAAGCAGGGAGACGACGAGCACGTCAAAGCCAA GTGCCCGGCTGAGGACGACTTCTTCTCCGGCGTGACGCTCGACGACCTTGCCGTGGTCTGCACTTTGGGCATGGGTGGCTTCAGCCGCGTGGAGCTG GTGCAGCTCAAGAGAGACGCCGGGCGCTCCTTCGCCCTCAAAGTGTTGAAGAAGCGCCACATTCTGGACACCAGGCAGCAGGAGCACATCCTGTCGGAACGCCGCATCATGATGGAAGTCAACAGCCCCTTCATCATCAG GTTGTACCGCACCTTCCGGGACCCCAAATACTTGTATATGCTGCTGGAGGTTTGTCTTGGCGGAGAGCTGTGGACGCTCTTAAGAGACAG GGGCTCCTTTGACGACGGGACCACAAGATTCTACACGGCGTGCGTTATTGAGGCTCTGGCGGAGCTCCACTGTAAAGGGATCATCTACCGAGACCTCAAGCCGGAGAATATCATCCTTGACCACAGAGGCTACGCCAAGTTG GTGGATTTTGGCTTCGCTAAGAAGGTGGGCTTGGGGAAGAAGACCTGGACCTTCTGCGGGACCCCCGAGTACGTGGCCCCCGAGATCATCCTCAACAAAGGTCACGACAGCTCGGCCGACTGCTGGTCCCTGGGGATCCTGGTCTTTGAGCTTCTCAGCGGAag TCCGCCGTTTTCCGGCTCGGACCCCATGAAGACGtacaacatcatcttgagggGGATCGACATGGTGGAATTCCCCAAAAAGATCACCAAGAGTGCCGCAAACCTCATCAAGAGACTCTGCAG ggaCAACCCCTCGGAACGTCTCGGGAACCAGAAGAACGGCGTAAAGGACATTCAGAAGCACAA GTGGTTCGAGGGCTTCAACTGGGATGGCCTCCGCCAGGGAACCTTGGACTGTCCCTTTATGCCAAGG GTGGACGGCCCGTTGGACAACAGCAACTTTGATGACTTCCCCCTGGACACCGAGGGCCCTCCCCCTGATGACGAGTCAGGCTGGGACCTGGAGTTCTGA
- the LOC119131168 gene encoding cGMP-dependent protein kinase 1-like isoform X3: MSFKQLIAGLEEVDRKQGDDEHVKAKCPAEDDFFSGVTLDDLAVVCTLGMGGFSRVELVQLKRDAGRSFALKVLKKRHILDTRQQEHILSERRIMMEVNSPFIIRLYRTFRDPKYLYMLLEVCLGGELWTLLRDRGSFDDGTTRFYTACVIEALAELHCKGIIYRDLKPENIILDHRGYAKLVDFGFAKKVGLGKKTWTFCGTPEYVAPEIILNKGHDSSADCWSLGILVFELLSGSPPFSGSDPMKTYNIILRGIDMVEFPKKITKSAANLIKRLCRDNPSERLGNQKNGVKDIQKHKWFEGFNWDGLRQGTLDCPFMPRVDGPLDNSNFDDFPLDTEGPPPDDESGWDLEF, encoded by the exons AT gtccttcaaGCAGCTGATCGCCGGCTTAGAGGAAGTGGACCGCAAGCAGGGAGACGACGAGCACGTCAAAGCCAA GTGCCCGGCTGAGGACGACTTCTTCTCCGGCGTGACGCTCGACGACCTTGCCGTGGTCTGCACTTTGGGCATGGGTGGCTTCAGCCGCGTGGAGCTG GTGCAGCTCAAGAGAGACGCCGGGCGCTCCTTCGCCCTCAAAGTGTTGAAGAAGCGCCACATTCTGGACACCAGGCAGCAGGAGCACATCCTGTCGGAACGCCGCATCATGATGGAAGTCAACAGCCCCTTCATCATCAG GTTGTACCGCACCTTCCGGGACCCCAAATACTTGTATATGCTGCTGGAGGTTTGTCTTGGCGGAGAGCTGTGGACGCTCTTAAGAGACAG GGGCTCCTTTGACGACGGGACCACAAGATTCTACACGGCGTGCGTTATTGAGGCTCTGGCGGAGCTCCACTGTAAAGGGATCATCTACCGAGACCTCAAGCCGGAGAATATCATCCTTGACCACAGAGGCTACGCCAAGTTG GTGGATTTTGGCTTCGCTAAGAAGGTGGGCTTGGGGAAGAAGACCTGGACCTTCTGCGGGACCCCCGAGTACGTGGCCCCCGAGATCATCCTCAACAAAGGTCACGACAGCTCGGCCGACTGCTGGTCCCTGGGGATCCTGGTCTTTGAGCTTCTCAGCGGAag TCCGCCGTTTTCCGGCTCGGACCCCATGAAGACGtacaacatcatcttgagggGGATCGACATGGTGGAATTCCCCAAAAAGATCACCAAGAGTGCCGCAAACCTCATCAAGAGACTCTGCAG ggaCAACCCCTCGGAACGTCTCGGGAACCAGAAGAACGGCGTAAAGGACATTCAGAAGCACAA GTGGTTCGAGGGCTTCAACTGGGATGGCCTCCGCCAGGGAACCTTGGACTGTCCCTTTATGCCAAGG GTGGACGGCCCGTTGGACAACAGCAACTTTGATGACTTCCCCCTGGACACCGAGGGCCCTCCCCCTGATGACGAGTCAGGCTGGGACCTGGAGTTCTGA
- the LOC119131168 gene encoding cGMP-dependent protein kinase 1-like isoform X2 produces MMRTGLIKHSQYTDFLRSVPSFQALPEDILSKLADVLEETHYSNGDYIIRQGATGDTFFIISEGQVTVWQQSAPSGQQVPVKTLSKGDWFGEQALKGEDVRTASVTAEGAVTCLVVDRESFKQLIAGLEEVDRKQGDDEHVKAKCPAEDDFFSGVTLDDLAVVCTLGMGGFSRVELVQLKRDAGRSFALKVLKKRHILDTRQQEHILSERRIMMEVNSPFIIRLYRTFRDPKYLYMLLEVCLGGELWTLLRDRGSFDDGTTRFYTACVIEALAELHCKGIIYRDLKPENIILDHRGYAKLVDFGFAKKVGLGKKTWTFCGTPEYVAPEIILNKGHDSSADCWSLGILVFELLSGSPPFSGSDPMKTYNIILRGIDMVEFPKKITKSAANLIKRLCRDNPSERLGNQKNGVKDIQKHKWFEGFNWDGLRQGTLDCPFMPRVDGPLDNSNFDDFPLDTEGPPPDDESGWDLEF; encoded by the exons ATGATGAGGACCGGCCTCATCAAGCATTCCCAGTACACGGACTTCCTGCGCAG CGTTCCGTCCTTCCAGGCCCTTCCAGAGGACATTCTCAGCAAGCTGGCTGATGTTCTGGAGGAG ACTCACTATAGCAATGGCGACTACATCATCCGGCAGGGCGCCACGGGAGACACCTTCTTCATTATCAGTGAAGGGCAG GTGACGGTGTGGCAGCAGAGCGCCCCCAGTGGTCAGCAGGTGCCGGTGAAGACGCTGTCCAAAGGCGACTGGTTTGGCGAGCAAGCGCTGAAAGG GGAAGATGTGCGTACGGCCAGCgtgacagcagagggcgccgTCACCTGTCTGGTGGTAGACAGAGA gtccttcaaGCAGCTGATCGCCGGCTTAGAGGAAGTGGACCGCAAGCAGGGAGACGACGAGCACGTCAAAGCCAA GTGCCCGGCTGAGGACGACTTCTTCTCCGGCGTGACGCTCGACGACCTTGCCGTGGTCTGCACTTTGGGCATGGGTGGCTTCAGCCGCGTGGAGCTG GTGCAGCTCAAGAGAGACGCCGGGCGCTCCTTCGCCCTCAAAGTGTTGAAGAAGCGCCACATTCTGGACACCAGGCAGCAGGAGCACATCCTGTCGGAACGCCGCATCATGATGGAAGTCAACAGCCCCTTCATCATCAG GTTGTACCGCACCTTCCGGGACCCCAAATACTTGTATATGCTGCTGGAGGTTTGTCTTGGCGGAGAGCTGTGGACGCTCTTAAGAGACAG GGGCTCCTTTGACGACGGGACCACAAGATTCTACACGGCGTGCGTTATTGAGGCTCTGGCGGAGCTCCACTGTAAAGGGATCATCTACCGAGACCTCAAGCCGGAGAATATCATCCTTGACCACAGAGGCTACGCCAAGTTG GTGGATTTTGGCTTCGCTAAGAAGGTGGGCTTGGGGAAGAAGACCTGGACCTTCTGCGGGACCCCCGAGTACGTGGCCCCCGAGATCATCCTCAACAAAGGTCACGACAGCTCGGCCGACTGCTGGTCCCTGGGGATCCTGGTCTTTGAGCTTCTCAGCGGAag TCCGCCGTTTTCCGGCTCGGACCCCATGAAGACGtacaacatcatcttgagggGGATCGACATGGTGGAATTCCCCAAAAAGATCACCAAGAGTGCCGCAAACCTCATCAAGAGACTCTGCAG ggaCAACCCCTCGGAACGTCTCGGGAACCAGAAGAACGGCGTAAAGGACATTCAGAAGCACAA GTGGTTCGAGGGCTTCAACTGGGATGGCCTCCGCCAGGGAACCTTGGACTGTCCCTTTATGCCAAGG GTGGACGGCCCGTTGGACAACAGCAACTTTGATGACTTCCCCCTGGACACCGAGGGCCCTCCCCCTGATGACGAGTCAGGCTGGGACCTGGAGTTCTGA